A genomic stretch from Pseudomonas sp. MUP55 includes:
- a CDS encoding S-type pyocin domain-containing protein encodes MSERAYPITEEEQLRRRILSPQPKRVPYSPHIDLSEPLPGQAPAPEKLPGCTFTKPCQLPDGIIHYADPAGYVPLELIKDYGHFSLLGGRELDSRGAMALRKISGSALPVGLGQLALRSAVVESAAAAAGTVGAGLLAGLVGLVWPSALGDSALYSEEQLRTMQKARSQMRLHIEQREDGTLKGYGFYTGNHPNWQMIDVVQFQSRGDQFMADLGQGVELIWTPAIDPGDTLGIPALEAAPQAPVVWIYPPTEKAAQILVNPIYPPEYRDFILVFPVESGVRPLYVVVNEPRKGLRNPDHDYFPALETEDITGFPGLIPQKPLTPRKGGAGLRERWIDAKGKRIFEWDSKKGELEVYRKSDLEHLGAFDPYTAERRGAADPKRRIYK; translated from the coding sequence ATGTCAGAACGCGCATACCCCATCACCGAAGAAGAACAGCTCAGAAGGCGCATTCTGTCGCCGCAGCCCAAACGCGTGCCCTATTCGCCACACATTGACCTGTCCGAACCTCTTCCCGGCCAGGCGCCTGCGCCCGAGAAGCTGCCAGGCTGTACCTTCACCAAACCCTGCCAATTGCCCGATGGAATCATTCACTACGCCGACCCTGCCGGTTACGTACCCCTTGAACTGATTAAAGACTACGGCCATTTCAGTCTGCTGGGTGGGCGCGAATTGGATAGCCGAGGCGCGATGGCCCTGCGCAAGATCAGCGGCAGCGCGCTCCCGGTAGGCTTGGGTCAGTTGGCGTTGCGCTCGGCCGTCGTGGAGTCCGCTGCTGCGGCTGCAGGCACCGTAGGCGCTGGCCTGCTGGCAGGTTTGGTGGGGCTGGTTTGGCCATCGGCGTTGGGCGATAGCGCGCTCTATAGCGAAGAGCAATTGCGCACGATGCAAAAGGCACGCTCGCAGATGCGCTTGCATATCGAGCAACGCGAGGACGGTACGCTCAAGGGGTACGGGTTTTATACCGGCAACCATCCGAACTGGCAGATGATCGATGTGGTGCAGTTCCAAAGCCGTGGCGATCAGTTTATGGCGGATTTGGGCCAGGGCGTTGAGCTGATCTGGACGCCTGCGATTGACCCTGGCGACACCCTTGGCATTCCGGCACTGGAAGCTGCGCCACAAGCGCCGGTGGTGTGGATCTACCCACCGACGGAGAAGGCCGCGCAGATACTGGTGAACCCGATTTATCCACCGGAGTACCGGGATTTTATTCTGGTGTTCCCGGTGGAGTCGGGGGTTCGGCCGTTGTATGTGGTGGTTAATGAGCCGAGGAAGGGGCTACGAAACCCAGATCATGATTACTTCCCTGCGCTCGAAACCGAAGACATAACAGGCTTCCCTGGGCTGATCCCCCAAAAACCTTTAACACCAAGAAAAGGCGGAGCGGGCTTACGTGAACGATGGATAGACGCAAAAGGAAAGAGAATATTCGAATGGGATTCCAAAAAAGGCGAGCTGGAAGTCTATCGAAAAAGTGATTTGGAACACCTCGGCGCGTTTGACCCTTACACCGCCGAGCGTCGAGGAGCGGCGGACCCAAAACGTCGGATTTACAAATAA
- a CDS encoding ATP-binding protein produces MSQRPRDTVARWIALTVLVAMITALAFNALFVQLAGVWARPPLTETGLLEKVAVVVRVIEASEPAQRTRLAQVIGDGSFSVTWAAQRAALGLPVLNDPDFSTGEEVFKHLLDGPTRPTEVYGPADWPDGNGQYVLLMQLTDRSWLMFSTGTRSWGLDDGVRSLIVLALVLVSTALVTLVATRRLARPLQHFALGVRRFGSDFRAPPIEPVGPHEMRQAILAFNSMQAQLRHFIEDRTQMLAAISHDLRAPLTRLRLRGEFIEDADQQQRLFRDVDEMQAMINTALEFFRDDARLEQATQLDLAELLQTLIDDYRDQAIDLTFSGPPRLVYFGRPLGLKRVMTNLMDNAIHYGKAPQIELHSKHGEVVIRVLDRGPGIPAAHREDVFLPFYRLEGSRNKSTGGVGLGLSTARAIVLEHGGSLTLCERQGGGLEAVVILPV; encoded by the coding sequence ATGAGCCAGCGTCCGCGCGACACCGTGGCGCGTTGGATCGCGCTGACCGTACTGGTCGCGATGATCACCGCGCTGGCGTTCAATGCCCTGTTCGTACAGCTTGCAGGGGTATGGGCCAGGCCACCGCTGACCGAAACCGGCCTGCTGGAAAAAGTCGCCGTGGTGGTCCGCGTGATCGAAGCGTCCGAGCCGGCGCAGCGTACGCGCCTTGCTCAAGTGATCGGCGACGGCTCTTTCAGCGTGACCTGGGCGGCGCAGCGAGCGGCCCTTGGTTTGCCGGTGCTCAATGATCCTGACTTCAGCACCGGGGAGGAGGTATTCAAGCACCTGCTTGACGGCCCGACGCGACCCACGGAAGTCTATGGACCTGCCGACTGGCCGGACGGCAACGGCCAGTATGTGCTGTTGATGCAGCTAACCGATCGCTCCTGGCTGATGTTCAGTACAGGCACGCGCAGTTGGGGGCTCGACGATGGGGTGCGCAGCCTGATCGTGCTGGCGCTGGTGCTGGTGTCTACCGCGCTGGTCACCCTGGTCGCCACCCGGCGCCTGGCGCGCCCGCTGCAACACTTCGCCCTGGGTGTGCGGCGCTTTGGCAGCGACTTTCGCGCGCCGCCGATCGAACCGGTGGGGCCTCACGAAATGCGCCAGGCGATTCTGGCCTTCAATAGCATGCAGGCGCAGTTGCGTCACTTCATCGAGGACCGCACCCAGATGCTTGCCGCCATCTCCCACGACCTGCGCGCACCGCTGACCCGCCTGCGCCTGCGCGGTGAATTCATCGAGGATGCCGACCAGCAGCAGCGACTGTTTCGCGACGTCGATGAAATGCAGGCCATGATCAACACCGCCCTGGAATTTTTCCGCGACGATGCCCGCCTGGAGCAAGCCACCCAGCTGGACCTGGCGGAGTTGCTGCAGACCCTGATCGACGATTATCGCGACCAGGCCATTGATCTGACCTTCAGCGGCCCACCGCGCCTGGTGTACTTCGGCCGGCCCCTGGGCCTCAAGCGGGTGATGACCAACCTGATGGACAACGCGATTCACTACGGCAAGGCGCCGCAGATCGAGTTGCACAGCAAGCATGGCGAGGTGGTGATTCGCGTGCTGGACCGGGGGCCGGGCATTCCAGCCGCGCATCGGGAGGATGTATTCCTGCCGTTCTATCGCCTGGAGGGGTCACGCAACAAAAGCACGGGCGGCGTAGGGCTTGGGCTGTCTACCGCCCGAGCGATTGTGCTGGAGCATGGCGGCAGCCTGACGCTGTGCGAGCGCCAGGGCGGCGGGTTGGAAGCGGTGGTGATATTGCCTGTATGA
- a CDS encoding response regulator, with amino-acid sequence MSNLLIVDDDLEVLALLKKFFLQHGYSVETVASGPELWTAMEHQPADLIILDLMLPGDNGLLLCQRLRQHYATPVIMLTAMGELSDRVVGLEMGADDYLSKPFDARELLARVRAVLRRAGESRPPAGQTARPLIRFDGWQLDLTRRELRSPDQVMIALSSGEFDLLLVFLEHPQRVLTREQLLNLAHGHSHDAVDRSIDVQVSRLRRKLEFDTKRPAMIRTVRNGGYQFTASVSRS; translated from the coding sequence GTGAGTAACCTGTTAATCGTCGACGATGACCTTGAAGTCCTCGCCCTGCTGAAGAAATTTTTCCTGCAACACGGCTATTCGGTAGAGACCGTCGCCAGTGGCCCCGAGCTGTGGACGGCCATGGAACATCAGCCCGCCGACCTGATCATTCTCGACCTGATGCTCCCCGGCGATAACGGCCTGCTGCTGTGCCAGCGTCTGCGCCAGCACTATGCGACGCCGGTGATCATGCTCACCGCCATGGGTGAGCTCAGCGACCGCGTGGTGGGCCTGGAAATGGGCGCCGACGATTACCTGAGCAAACCCTTCGACGCCCGCGAACTGCTGGCGCGGGTGCGTGCGGTATTGCGCCGCGCGGGTGAAAGCCGACCGCCTGCGGGGCAGACCGCGCGCCCGCTGATCCGTTTTGACGGCTGGCAACTGGACCTCACGCGCCGGGAGTTGCGCTCACCCGACCAGGTGATGATTGCGCTGTCGTCGGGCGAATTCGACCTGCTGCTGGTGTTCCTTGAGCATCCCCAGCGCGTGCTCACCCGCGAACAGTTGCTGAACCTGGCGCACGGCCATAGCCATGACGCCGTCGACCGCAGCATTGACGTGCAAGTGAGTCGCCTGCGCCGCAAGCTGGAGTTCGATACCAAACGCCCGGCGATGATCCGCACCGTGCGCAATGGCGGTTATCAGTTCACCGCCAGCGTGAGCCGCTCATGA
- a CDS encoding biliverdin-producing heme oxygenase, producing MHSKAHDVGAPSLLETLRTGTGLLHVALEKRLPFFSGQLDTGWYRRLLQAYYGFYQPMEAALYGSDLIPDGYDAASRKKTPTLVNDLYALGLSEHALSALPLCTRLPALDTPAACLGALYVLEGATLGGQVLRREMAGRLAIDADNGGAFLDVYGVETGRRWKDFLDYLARLPLDATAREHAVIAARSTFSGFEQWLDSQEVLL from the coding sequence ATGCATTCAAAGGCCCATGACGTTGGTGCGCCCTCCTTGTTGGAAACGTTGCGCACAGGCACGGGGCTGCTGCATGTCGCGTTGGAAAAGCGCCTGCCGTTTTTTTCCGGACAGCTGGATACCGGCTGGTACCGGCGATTGTTGCAGGCGTACTACGGTTTTTATCAGCCAATGGAAGCTGCGCTGTATGGCAGCGATTTAATTCCCGATGGCTATGACGCGGCATCGCGTAAGAAAACACCGACCCTGGTCAATGACCTCTACGCCCTCGGCCTGAGTGAGCACGCCCTCAGCGCCCTGCCTCTGTGCACCCGACTCCCTGCCTTGGACACGCCCGCCGCCTGCCTCGGCGCCTTGTATGTGCTTGAAGGCGCTACACTCGGCGGGCAAGTGCTGCGCCGAGAAATGGCTGGGCGCCTGGCGATCGATGCCGATAACGGCGGTGCGTTTCTGGATGTTTACGGCGTAGAGACCGGCCGACGCTGGAAAGATTTTCTCGACTACCTGGCTCGCCTGCCGCTGGACGCGACCGCCAGAGAGCACGCAGTCATCGCTGCGCGTTCCACATTCAGCGGCTTTGAGCAATGGCTCGACAGCCAGGAGGTACTGCTATGA
- a CDS encoding cytochrome c family protein, with translation MKYALLTLALIFNAHSAFAAGDAEAGGKLFTKTCGGCHSVGEGARGGFGPQLNGIIGRPAGTTTDYQYSDAMKNSGVVWTRDKLAAYIEAPKKVVSGTRMIFWGISDQEKIENILAYLETFQPK, from the coding sequence ATGAAGTATGCCTTGTTGACCCTAGCCCTGATCTTCAATGCCCACTCGGCGTTTGCTGCCGGCGATGCCGAGGCGGGCGGCAAGCTGTTCACCAAGACGTGCGGCGGCTGTCACAGTGTCGGTGAAGGCGCACGGGGTGGGTTCGGGCCCCAACTCAACGGCATCATCGGCCGGCCAGCGGGGACAACCACGGATTACCAATATTCCGACGCGATGAAAAACTCCGGCGTGGTCTGGACACGCGACAAACTGGCGGCCTATATCGAAGCGCCGAAGAAAGTGGTGAGCGGTACGCGGATGATCTTCTGGGGCATCAGTGACCAAGAGAAGATTGAAAATATATTGGCGTATCTTGAGACGTTCCAGCCCAAATAA
- a CDS encoding colicin E3-like toxin immunity protein, producing MAMKIRLRWYEKHSDNLKADEYSAAIEDSDGILKALGLGEETAIYADVFNLLPNWITIIQPYFQHMIEPDQLDYQISFRYQGAWPPPPKQPKKRS from the coding sequence ATGGCGATGAAAATCAGATTGCGTTGGTACGAAAAACACAGTGATAACTTGAAGGCGGATGAGTATTCAGCGGCTATCGAGGACTCGGACGGTATTCTGAAAGCGTTGGGGTTAGGTGAGGAAACCGCGATATATGCGGATGTATTCAACCTGCTGCCAAATTGGATAACGATTATCCAGCCCTACTTCCAGCACATGATTGAGCCCGACCAGCTCGACTACCAGATTTCCTTCCGTTACCAAGGCGCGTGGCCACCGCCTCCAAAACAACCAAAGAAGAGGTCATGA
- a CDS encoding response regulator has product MAQPSILVLEDDEIIRALMVDVLEDFGAVVTSFPSADEGMIYLERGDEPVHLIVSDVQMPGLLNGYDLSRVVAHRWPEVQVVLTSGNTTIASQLGGSVRFLPKPWSTDHLIECVQTALTQQGLSMH; this is encoded by the coding sequence ATGGCTCAGCCATCGATTTTAGTGCTGGAAGACGACGAAATCATTCGGGCGTTAATGGTGGATGTGCTGGAAGACTTCGGCGCAGTGGTGACGTCGTTCCCTTCGGCCGATGAAGGGATGATTTATCTGGAGCGGGGCGATGAGCCGGTGCACCTGATCGTCAGCGATGTGCAGATGCCCGGCCTGCTTAACGGTTACGACTTGAGCCGCGTGGTCGCCCATCGCTGGCCCGAGGTTCAGGTGGTGTTGACGTCGGGCAACACCACGATAGCGTCGCAACTGGGCGGGTCGGTGCGCTTTTTACCCAAGCCCTGGAGTACCGACCACTTGATTGAATGCGTGCAGACCGCCTTGACCCAGCAAGGTCTGTCGATGCACTGA
- a CDS encoding diguanylate cyclase domain-containing protein: MDDTTGNEPLRNDFSELSADMFHAVMELVSDGVWDWNANTGFVYRNPGWYEMLGYPRHSLENSVFSWENLIHPEDFARVMTGFDDYICQRAPHYRAEYRCKKHDGTYLWIEDRGYVIARNPDNSVARMVGAHRNIHTRKSSIERLEERNRSLEALVIERTLELSRVNQQLRLQLDENRSLAERDALTRIANRYRLEQVLLQQCERAERFRLPLALVAMDIDDFKPINDRHGHAVGDQTLIQVVEGLEACVRPGDLLARWGGDEFMLVLPDSTVETAKELAERVRRKIQEMPAVGDTRITLSLGVVERRIGESPAALMARADQALYRSKAAGKNGVSE, from the coding sequence ATGGACGATACAACCGGCAACGAACCGCTGCGCAATGACTTTTCCGAACTCAGCGCCGACATGTTTCACGCAGTCATGGAACTGGTCAGCGATGGGGTATGGGACTGGAATGCCAACACCGGGTTCGTCTACCGCAATCCCGGCTGGTACGAGATGCTGGGCTATCCGCGCCACTCCCTGGAAAACAGCGTATTCAGTTGGGAGAACCTGATCCACCCCGAGGATTTTGCGCGCGTGATGACCGGGTTTGATGACTATATCTGCCAACGCGCCCCCCATTACCGAGCCGAGTATCGCTGTAAAAAACACGACGGCACTTACCTCTGGATCGAGGACCGTGGCTACGTCATTGCGCGCAATCCCGACAACTCGGTAGCCCGCATGGTGGGCGCGCACCGCAATATCCATACACGCAAATCTTCAATAGAGCGTCTTGAAGAGCGTAACCGATCCCTTGAGGCCTTGGTGATCGAGCGCACCCTTGAATTGTCGCGCGTCAATCAGCAGCTGCGGTTACAGCTGGACGAAAACCGCTCCCTGGCCGAACGGGATGCTCTGACGCGCATCGCCAACCGTTATCGCCTGGAACAGGTTTTGCTCCAGCAGTGCGAACGTGCCGAGCGCTTTCGCTTGCCACTGGCCCTGGTGGCGATGGATATCGATGACTTCAAGCCGATCAATGACCGACACGGCCATGCCGTAGGCGACCAGACGCTGATACAGGTAGTGGAGGGCCTGGAAGCCTGCGTACGGCCAGGTGACCTGCTGGCCCGCTGGGGCGGCGACGAGTTCATGCTGGTATTGCCCGACAGTACTGTGGAGACGGCGAAGGAGCTGGCCGAAAGGGTGCGCCGTAAAATCCAGGAAATGCCCGCCGTCGGAGATACCAGGATCACCCTGAGCCTGGGCGTGGTGGAACGGCGGATCGGCGAGTCACCGGCAGCCCTGATGGCGCGCGCCGATCAGGCGTTGTATCGGTCCAAAGCGGCGGGGAAGAATGGCGTGTCGGAATAA
- a CDS encoding ATP-binding protein: MKPDDFEELLANCADEPIRFPGAIQPHGALLTLSEPDLNIIQVSANVDTLFNHAPEALLGQPLHTLIGTEQAHAVQAMAQHNTFLDAPALHVTLNGTPFEGLLHRHQNVLILEFEPHLENFKPRALNGRTSNLGKMLQRLQAAKTLQALYEISVNEIQAMTGYDRVLIYRFEDEGHGQVIAEASAPSMELFNGLFFPASDIPEQARELYRTNWLRIIPNAAYEPVPLLPKLRPDTGQALDLSFATLRSVSPIHCQYMKNMGVLSSMSISLMKGDKLWGLISCGNREPLLVPNELRTACQTIGQVLSLQISAMEALELSRQREEKVQALARLDQAMRGSQDTVFDGLAQQGQLLMDLTRAGGVAIIEDRQLHRYGNCPEPAQVRALHKWLQERDEAVFSSHNLASVYPPAAEFQQVASGVLALHLPKPVDNGVLWFRPEVKENINWSGDPQKPLDLENADGSLRLRPRTSFEIWKVVMAGISTKWSHGDLFAANDLRRSALENDLARQVKREQLAVRARDDLVAVVSHDLRNPMTVISMLCGMMQKAFSSEGPHTSRRISSAIDTMQQAAGRMNVLLEDLLDTSKIEAGRYVVKPVPLDVSQMFDEAYSLLAPLAMEKGIDLSFNAEPGLLINADPERLFQVLSNLIGNAIKFTPRQGNIGISAMSNGEEIVFSVRDSGEGIAPDQLPHVFERYWTKTENNPTGSGLGLYITQGIVQAHGGQIVAESEVGRGSEFRFTVPRVTEGSLA, translated from the coding sequence ATGAAACCCGACGATTTTGAAGAGCTGCTTGCCAACTGTGCTGACGAGCCCATCCGCTTTCCGGGGGCGATCCAGCCCCATGGTGCGCTGCTGACCCTGTCGGAACCAGACCTGAACATCATCCAGGTCAGCGCCAACGTGGATACGCTGTTCAACCATGCGCCCGAGGCGCTGTTGGGCCAGCCACTGCACACGCTGATCGGTACGGAGCAGGCGCACGCCGTGCAGGCCATGGCGCAGCACAACACGTTTCTCGATGCGCCAGCGCTGCACGTCACGCTTAACGGCACGCCCTTCGAGGGCCTGCTGCACCGCCATCAGAACGTGCTGATACTCGAATTCGAGCCGCACCTGGAAAATTTCAAACCGCGCGCGTTGAACGGTCGCACCAGTAACCTGGGCAAAATGCTGCAACGCTTGCAGGCGGCGAAAACCCTGCAGGCGCTGTACGAAATCAGCGTGAATGAAATCCAGGCCATGACCGGTTACGACCGCGTGCTGATCTACCGCTTCGAAGACGAAGGCCATGGCCAAGTGATCGCCGAAGCGTCGGCGCCGTCCATGGAGCTTTTCAACGGCCTGTTCTTCCCCGCGTCCGACATCCCGGAGCAGGCGCGCGAGCTCTACCGCACCAACTGGCTGCGGATTATTCCCAACGCGGCCTACGAGCCGGTACCGCTGCTGCCCAAGCTGCGCCCGGACACCGGGCAGGCTCTGGACCTGAGCTTCGCCACCCTGCGCAGCGTGTCGCCGATTCATTGCCAATACATGAAGAACATGGGCGTGCTGTCGTCCATGAGCATCTCGCTGATGAAGGGCGACAAGCTCTGGGGCCTGATCAGTTGCGGCAACCGCGAGCCGCTGCTGGTGCCGAACGAATTGCGCACCGCCTGCCAAACCATCGGCCAGGTGCTGTCGTTGCAGATCAGTGCCATGGAGGCCCTGGAACTGAGCCGTCAGCGCGAGGAAAAGGTCCAGGCGCTGGCGCGACTCGACCAGGCGATGAGGGGCTCGCAGGACACCGTGTTCGACGGCCTGGCCCAACAAGGCCAGTTGCTGATGGATCTGACGCGGGCGGGTGGCGTGGCGATTATCGAGGACAGGCAATTGCACCGCTATGGCAACTGCCCGGAACCGGCGCAGGTTCGTGCCCTGCACAAGTGGCTGCAGGAACGCGACGAAGCGGTGTTTTCCAGTCACAACCTGGCCTCGGTCTACCCACCGGCCGCCGAGTTCCAGCAAGTGGCCAGCGGCGTGCTGGCCCTGCACCTGCCCAAGCCGGTGGACAACGGTGTGCTGTGGTTCCGCCCGGAAGTGAAGGAAAACATCAACTGGAGCGGTGACCCGCAAAAGCCGCTGGACCTGGAAAACGCCGACGGTAGCCTGCGTCTTCGCCCACGCACCTCGTTTGAAATCTGGAAAGTGGTGATGGCGGGCATTTCCACCAAGTGGAGCCATGGCGACCTGTTCGCCGCCAACGACCTGCGCCGCTCGGCACTGGAAAACGACCTGGCTCGCCAGGTAAAGCGCGAGCAGTTGGCGGTGCGTGCGCGTGATGACTTGGTGGCTGTGGTGTCTCACGACCTGCGTAACCCGATGACCGTCATCTCCATGCTCTGCGGCATGATGCAAAAAGCGTTCAGCTCCGAGGGCCCGCACACGTCGCGACGGATCTCCTCTGCCATCGACACCATGCAACAGGCCGCCGGGCGCATGAACGTGCTGCTGGAGGACTTGCTCGACACCTCGAAAATCGAGGCCGGGCGCTATGTGGTCAAGCCCGTGCCGCTGGATGTGAGCCAGATGTTCGATGAGGCCTACTCGTTGCTCGCCCCTCTCGCGATGGAAAAAGGCATCGACCTGTCGTTCAACGCCGAGCCCGGCCTGCTGATCAATGCCGACCCGGAGCGCTTATTCCAGGTGTTGTCGAACCTGATCGGCAACGCCATCAAGTTCACCCCGCGCCAAGGCAATATCGGCATCAGCGCCATGAGCAACGGTGAAGAAATCGTGTTCTCGGTGCGCGATTCCGGCGAAGGCATCGCGCCGGACCAGTTACCTCACGTGTTCGAACGCTACTGGACAAAAACCGAAAACAACCCCACCGGCAGCGGTTTGGGGCTGTACATCACCCAAGGCATTGTCCAGGCCCATGGCGGCCAAATCGTTGCCGAAAGTGAGGTGGGCCGCGGCAGTGAGTTCCGGTTTACCGTGCCCAGGGTGACTGAAGGCTCACTGGCCTGA
- a CDS encoding alkaline phosphatase D family protein, producing MSHSDTLPAVLAGPLLRRLEARRLVLWLVASRALELTLKLHLPAQTLNITLDQCQVIPVGRHAFIHLIDVSLDDALPLDVAISYDLVSDNTGIADWAPHLLYADAQYPSFVLHSRIHQLVHGSCRKPHHSADEGLLCVDRLLAEAQTPAERPALLMMSGDQVYADDVAGPMLRAIHELIARLGLFDEHLEGAVVDDSASLYGHPASYYQRADLLPALDSNETLRERFFGGVKKPIFTSSTADNHLVSFAEVIAMYLLVWSPTPWTLITLERPPLSMEQQQRYASEEVRIKRFRDGLPGVARVFAHLSTLMIFDDHDITDDWNLSAQWEETAYGHPFSRRIIGNALLAYLLCQGWGNQPDAFGELVRQTQALTTQAQANHLDAAAQDALLETLRTFQHWHYVLPTTPALVVLDTRTRRWRSEFSLKRPSGLLDWEALSELQQELLDHPSAIIVSPAPIFGVKLIETVQKVFSWCGYPLLVDAENWMAHRGAAQVILNIFRHSRTPGNYVILSGDVHYSFVYHVLIRHRNAGPNIWQITSSGIKNEFPPRLLEWFDRLNRWLYSPRSPLNWFTRRRTMQVVPHIPEHAEAGERLWNSAGIGQVFFNDQGQPEMIYQHNADGKPRTKMIAPRP from the coding sequence ATGTCGCACTCCGACACATTGCCCGCCGTACTGGCCGGCCCGCTGCTACGACGCCTCGAAGCTCGGCGTCTGGTGTTGTGGCTGGTAGCAAGTCGAGCACTGGAACTGACCCTGAAGCTGCATCTGCCCGCCCAGACACTGAACATTACCCTGGACCAGTGCCAGGTAATACCAGTGGGGCGTCACGCGTTTATTCATTTGATCGATGTGTCGCTGGATGACGCGCTGCCCCTGGACGTCGCGATCAGCTACGACCTGGTATCCGACAACACCGGCATAGCCGACTGGGCACCGCACCTGCTGTATGCCGACGCTCAATACCCCAGTTTCGTGTTGCATAGCCGTATCCACCAATTGGTGCACGGCTCCTGCCGCAAACCCCATCACAGTGCCGACGAAGGTTTACTGTGCGTCGACCGTCTGCTGGCCGAAGCCCAAACCCCGGCCGAACGTCCGGCCTTGCTGATGATGAGCGGCGATCAGGTCTACGCCGACGATGTCGCCGGGCCGATGCTGCGTGCGATTCATGAACTGATCGCACGGCTGGGCCTGTTCGACGAACACCTCGAAGGCGCGGTGGTCGACGACAGCGCCAGCCTCTACGGGCATCCCGCCAGTTATTATCAGCGTGCCGATCTGCTGCCGGCACTGGACAGCAACGAGACCTTGCGCGAGCGCTTCTTCGGTGGCGTGAAAAAGCCGATTTTCACCAGCAGCACCGCCGATAACCACCTGGTGAGCTTCGCCGAAGTCATCGCGATGTACCTGCTGGTATGGTCGCCCACGCCCTGGACGCTGATCACGCTTGAGCGCCCACCGCTGAGCATGGAGCAACAGCAGCGTTACGCCAGCGAAGAGGTTCGGATCAAGCGATTCCGCGACGGCCTGCCGGGTGTCGCGCGGGTCTTTGCCCACCTGTCGACCTTGATGATCTTTGACGACCATGACATCACCGACGACTGGAACCTCAGCGCCCAATGGGAAGAAACTGCCTATGGCCACCCCTTCTCCAGGCGCATCATCGGCAATGCCTTGCTGGCTTATCTGCTGTGCCAGGGCTGGGGCAACCAGCCGGATGCGTTTGGCGAACTCGTGCGCCAAACCCAGGCGCTGACCACCCAGGCCCAGGCCAACCACCTGGACGCCGCCGCGCAGGACGCATTACTCGAAACACTTCGCACATTCCAGCACTGGCACTACGTACTGCCTACCACGCCAGCATTGGTGGTGCTCGATACCCGCACCCGGCGCTGGCGCAGCGAGTTCAGCCTCAAGCGACCCTCCGGCCTGCTGGATTGGGAAGCCCTGAGCGAACTGCAGCAGGAGCTGCTCGATCATCCTTCGGCCATTATCGTCTCGCCCGCACCGATTTTCGGCGTAAAGCTGATCGAGACCGTGCAAAAAGTGTTCAGCTGGTGCGGTTACCCATTGCTGGTGGACGCCGAAAACTGGATGGCCCATCGCGGTGCCGCCCAGGTGATTCTCAACATCTTCCGCCACTCCCGCACACCGGGAAACTACGTGATTTTGTCGGGTGACGTGCATTACTCGTTCGTCTACCACGTGCTGATCCGCCACCGCAACGCTGGTCCTAATATCTGGCAGATCACCAGCAGCGGCATCAAGAATGAGTTCCCGCCACGCCTGCTGGAATGGTTCGATCGTCTCAATCGCTGGCTCTACTCGCCACGCTCGCCGCTCAACTGGTTTACCCGGCGCCGCACCATGCAGGTGGTACCGCACATTCCGGAACATGCAGAGGCCGGCGAGCGGTTATGGAATTCAGCAGGAATCGGCCAGGTATTTTTCAACGATCAGGGCCAGCCCGAGATGATTTATCAGCACAATGCAGATGGAAAACCTCGCACGAAAATGATCGCGCCACGCCCCTGA